From Camelina sativa cultivar DH55 chromosome 7, Cs, whole genome shotgun sequence, one genomic window encodes:
- the LOC104704328 gene encoding mavicyanin-like — translation MGLDYYKRWSTSKTFYLGDSLIFQYNKALHNVMEVSSQDFESCNPNSPLTTYQSQYEPGLLNRTGHFYFICGVPGHCESGQKLDVLVMPASLDKITPSPINQPDNRSSSNPEPNPSPTPIEDPLEVLPVDDATIATLPHNAASSPCVWRGLGMLSFFILKTLVFV, via the coding sequence ATGGGCCTTGATTACTACAAGAGGTGGTCTACTTCTAAAACTTTCTACCTCGGAGATTCACTCATCTTTCAATACAACAAGGCTCTCCACAACGTGATGGAAGTGAGTTCCCAAGATTTCGAGTCGTGCAACCCTAATTCACCTCTGACCACATACCAATCCCAGTATGAACCGGGTTTGCTTAATAGAACCGGTCACTTCTATTTCATATGCGGTGTGCCTGGTCACTGTGAATCTGGTCAAAAGCTTGACGTCCTAGTCATGCCTGCGTCTCTAGATAAGATTACTCCCAGTCCCATTAATCAACCAGACAACAGATCTTCTTCTAATCCTGAACCTAATCCTAGTCCTACGCCTATAGAGGATCCTCTTGAGGTTCTTCCAGTAGATGATGCAACGATCGCAACGCTTCCTCACAATGCAGCCTCAAGTCCTTGTGTGTGGAGAGGCTTAGGCATGCTCTCCTTCTTTATCCTAAAAACCCTAGTATTTGTTtga
- the LOC104704329 gene encoding mavicyanin-like: MALIKSNVFFTSLLILVALFGGAIGGTVHKVGDSKGWTISVDYDAWASSKTFHVGDSLVFEYTKGSHDVTEVTHNDFQLCETSNPLTRYETGSDTIVLTKPGLQQFLCGIPSHCYLGQKLQIHVLPASLGPIAAPVPGPVRSPSSSSSRSPLADSPVKSAPQYQMGPSPAPLSAASKSSVWIGLCVLPLLSLIFILV; encoded by the coding sequence ATGGCTTTGATCAAAAGTAACGTCTTCTTTACTTCTTTGCTGATTCTTGTTGCACTTTTTGGAGGTGCCATTGGAGGAACCGTTCACAAAGTGGGTGACTCCAAAGGATGGACGATTAGCGTTGATTACGATGCATGGGCATCTTCAAAAACTTTTCATGTGGGAGACTCTTTGGTCTTCGAATACACTAAAGGTTCCCATGACGTCACTGAAGTCACTCACAATGATTTTCAGCTGTGTGAAACGTCTAACCCGCTAACAAGATATGAGACCGGGTCTGATACCATCGTTCTAACCAAGCCAGGACTCCAACAATTCCTATGCGGAATTCCTAGTCACTGCTACTTGGGACAGAAGCTTCAAATCCATGTCTTACCGGCCTCATTAGGACCCATCGCTGCTCCGGTACCTGGACCGGTCCGATCACCAAGCTCTTCTTCGTCACGTTCACCGTTGGCTGATTCACCGGTTAAGAGTGCTCCACAGTATCAGATGGGACCGTCACCAGCTCCACTTAGCGCAGCTTCAAAGTCTAGTGTTTGGATCGGACTCTGCGTCCTTCCTTTACTTTCTCTAATTTTCATATTAGTTTGA